In Juglans regia cultivar Chandler chromosome 13, Walnut 2.0, whole genome shotgun sequence, the following proteins share a genomic window:
- the LOC108994000 gene encoding putative disease resistance protein RGA3 — protein MDDVGKTTLARHVYTDDRISSYFKIKIWVFSGNNFDSNQILKEIALSHNNDHDVGFLSLDLLQTRVVDILARKKFLLVLDDIWINDDPEWQELENVLNGGDKGSRVLVTSRLSTVSKVMGAKAPYDLPCFDDDESCSLFEKVVFQEGSSTADAHEELEAYGKEIVRKCKGLHLPAKHIRGLLRGNVDVQEWSKIVKELDEESNSKSKSNTILPILILSYDRLSYNLKQCFKYCPLFPKAYVFDKNDLIKLWMAEDFIDHNDIYKTKGIVSRDFDDLLNRFFSECSSEDKTKFRMHDL, from the coding sequence ATGGATGATGTGGGTAAAACTACTCTTGCTCGACATGTCTACACAGACGACAGGATATCtagttatttcaaaattaagatTTGGGTTTTTTCCGGGAATAATTTTGACTCGAACCAAATTTTGAAAGAGATTGCACTATCCCATAATAACGATCACGATGTCGGCTTTCTCTCCTTGGACCTACTACAAACCCGAGTTGTAGATATCTTGGCTCGTAAGAAATTTTTATTAGTTCTAGATGATATCTGGATTAATGATGATCCAGAATGGCAAGAGCTGGAAAACGTCTTAAATGGAGGGGACAAAGGAAGTAGAGTTCTGGTAACTAGCCGACTCTCAACTGTTTCTAAGGTCATGGGTGCAAAAGCCCCCTATGATCTAccatgttttgatgatgatgaatcttgTTCATTGTTTGAAAAGGTTGTATTTCAAGAAGGTAGTTCGACGGCCGATGCACATGAAGAATTAGAAGCATATGGTAAAGAAATTGTAAGAAAGTGCAAAGGTTTACATTTGCCTGCCAAACATATAAGAGGTCTTCTACGTGGAAATGTTGATGTTCAAGAATGGAGCAAGATCGTGAAGGAACTAGATGAAGAATCAAACTCCAAATCTAAAAGCAACACTATTCTGCCTATTCTCATATTGTCTTATGATCGTCTATCTTACAATTTGAAGCAGTGCTTCAAATATTGTCCCCTATTTCCCAAGGCTTATGTATTTGATAAGAATGACTTGATCAAATTATGGATGGCGGAAGACTTCATTGACCATAATGACATCTACAAAACAAAGGGAATAGTAAGCAGAGACTTTGATGATTTGCTAAACAGGTTCTTCTCTGAATGCTCAAGTGAAGACAAGACAAAATTTAGGATGCATGATCTATGA